The Streptomyces kanamyceticus genome window below encodes:
- a CDS encoding menaquinone biosynthetic enzyme MqnA/MqnD family protein, producing MDNSPLDDLAGAGAEQLPSPRRTPRPRVGHIQFLNCLPLYWGLARTGTLLDFELTKDTPEKLSEQLVRGELDIAPVTLVEFLKNADDLVAFPDLAVGCDGPVMSCVIVSQVPLDQLDGARVALGSTSRTSVRLAQLLLAERHGVRPDYYTCPPDLGLMMREADAAVLIGDAALRANLIDAPKLGLDVYDLGAMWKEWTGLPFVFAVWAARRDYALREPEVVREVHKAFLSSRDLSLEEVGKVAEQAARWESFDAGVLERYFTTLDFRFGGEQLEGVTEFARRVGPTTGFPADVRVELLGS from the coding sequence GTGGACAATTCTCCCCTGGACGACCTCGCGGGGGCAGGCGCCGAACAGCTGCCCAGTCCCCGTCGCACCCCTCGGCCGCGCGTCGGCCACATCCAGTTCCTGAACTGCCTGCCCCTGTACTGGGGCCTCGCGCGGACCGGGACGCTCCTCGACTTCGAGCTGACGAAGGACACCCCTGAGAAGCTCAGCGAGCAGCTGGTGCGGGGCGAACTCGACATCGCGCCCGTCACGCTGGTCGAGTTCCTCAAGAACGCCGACGACCTCGTCGCCTTCCCCGACCTCGCGGTCGGCTGCGACGGCCCGGTGATGTCCTGCGTGATCGTCTCGCAGGTGCCGCTCGACCAGCTGGACGGCGCCCGCGTCGCCCTCGGCTCGACCTCTCGTACGTCTGTACGCCTCGCCCAGCTGCTGCTCGCCGAGCGGCACGGGGTGCGCCCGGACTACTACACGTGCCCGCCCGACCTCGGCCTGATGATGCGGGAGGCGGACGCCGCCGTGCTCATCGGCGACGCGGCGCTGCGCGCGAACCTGATCGACGCCCCCAAGCTCGGCCTGGACGTCTACGACCTGGGCGCGATGTGGAAGGAGTGGACGGGCCTGCCGTTCGTCTTCGCCGTCTGGGCGGCCCGGCGCGACTACGCGCTGCGCGAGCCCGAGGTGGTGCGCGAGGTGCACAAGGCGTTCCTGTCCTCCCGCGACCTCTCCCTGGAGGAGGTCGGCAAGGTCGCCGAGCAGGCCGCGCGCTGGGAGTCCTTCGACGCCGGAGTCCTGGAGCGGTACTTCACGACGCTCGACTTCCGCTTCGGCGGCGAGCAGCTGGAGGGAGTCACCGAGTTC
- a CDS encoding cold-shock protein has translation MATGTVKWFNAEKGFGFIAQEGGGPDVFVHYSAINANGFRSLEENQAVSFDVTQGPKGPQAENVTPM, from the coding sequence ATGGCTACCGGAACCGTGAAGTGGTTCAACGCTGAAAAGGGCTTTGGCTTCATTGCCCAGGAAGGCGGCGGCCCGGACGTCTTCGTCCACTACTCCGCGATCAACGCGAACGGCTTCCGCTCCCTTGAGGAGAACCAGGCCGTTTCCTTCGACGTGACGCAGGGTCCGAAGGGCCCGCAGGCGGAGAACGTCACCCCGATGTAA